From the genome of Flavobacterium ovatum, one region includes:
- a CDS encoding heme-binding domain-containing protein, whose translation MKIFKIILLVLLIVFVGIQFIPTTRNKNDKVPKTDFMIVNNVPQGINTAIQTSCYDCHSNNTHYPWYSSIQPGAWFMESHIKDGKAELNFNEWGELSNRRKKSKLKSIISQIEDNEMPLSSYTLIHRNAIFSETQKQRIIQYLTALKNN comes from the coding sequence ATGAAAATTTTCAAAATCATTTTATTGGTTTTATTGATTGTGTTTGTGGGGATTCAATTTATTCCCACAACGCGCAATAAAAATGATAAAGTACCCAAAACAGATTTTATGATAGTGAATAACGTTCCTCAAGGAATTAATACTGCTATACAAACTTCTTGTTATGATTGCCATAGCAACAATACGCATTACCCTTGGTATAGTAGTATTCAACCCGGAGCTTGGTTTATGGAAAGCCATATTAAAGATGGTAAAGCAGAATTAAATTTCAATGAATGGGGTGAATTATCAAATCGCAGGAAAAAGAGTAAGTTGAAATCAATAATAAGTCAAATCGAAGATAACGAAATGCCTTTGAGTTCCTATACCCTTATTCACAGAAATGCTATATTTTCTGAAACTCAAAAACAACGAATAATTCAATACTTAACAGCATTAAAAAATAACTAA
- a CDS encoding AraC family transcriptional regulator: MKIYIKNMVCNRCLMAVQSLLEKMKLPVISINLGEVVLGKELSIEEKETVEKNLTTLGFELLNDKNSQSIEKIKNLIIDLVHYNGDKLKINLSDYLVSELHQDYSALSKLFSEIEGKTIEHYLISQKIEKVKELLVYNELTLSEIAIQLNYSSVAHLSNQFKKNTGLTPTQFKVLKDKKRKEIDDM; the protein is encoded by the coding sequence ATGAAAATCTACATCAAGAACATGGTTTGCAATCGCTGTCTAATGGCAGTTCAGTCCTTATTAGAAAAGATGAAATTGCCTGTTATTTCGATCAATTTAGGAGAAGTGGTTTTAGGAAAAGAGTTATCTATTGAAGAGAAGGAAACCGTAGAAAAGAATCTCACTACCCTTGGATTTGAATTACTAAATGATAAAAACAGCCAGTCGATTGAGAAAATTAAGAATCTCATTATTGATTTAGTGCATTATAATGGCGATAAATTAAAAATCAATTTGTCCGATTATTTGGTGTCTGAGTTGCATCAAGATTATAGTGCTCTGAGTAAACTCTTTTCTGAAATTGAAGGGAAGACAATCGAGCATTATTTGATAAGTCAAAAAATAGAAAAAGTGAAAGAGCTATTGGTTTATAATGAATTAACCTTGAGTGAAATTGCAATACAATTGAATTATAGTAGTGTCGCTCATTTGAGCAATCAGTTCAAGAAAAATACAGGACTTACACCCACACAATTCAAAGTATTGAAGGATAAAAAGAGAAAAGAGATTGACGATATGTAA
- a CDS encoding heavy metal-associated domain-containing protein, whose product MTHSYNITGMSCDGCRSKVEKTLDAIVGIDARVSLDPPVATITMVNHIPTEQLQEALTAAGNYAITMANPSNKIPQTEGKPVKKSCCGNGN is encoded by the coding sequence ATGACACACTCTTATAACATTACCGGAATGAGTTGCGATGGTTGTCGTAGCAAGGTTGAAAAAACATTAGATGCTATAGTTGGAATTGATGCCAGAGTTTCTTTAGACCCGCCGGTAGCTACTATAACAATGGTAAACCATATTCCTACTGAACAATTACAGGAAGCTTTAACCGCAGCTGGAAATTATGCCATAACTATGGCTAACCCTTCTAATAAAATACCCCAAACAGAAGGGAAACCAGTAAAAAAATCATGTTGCGGAAACGGAAACTAA
- a CDS encoding DUF3347 domain-containing protein — protein sequence MKKVIGILVVALISITISCKNNKEQEHDTMGNEEMSTEMHEGHDHSDMKDMGQRKITQNTTKNTATAAILDAYFEIKNGLVADDKDKTAKGGTALLAAFSKFDMTQLSDDTHKEYMEIQESAKEHAEHIIKNPIDHQREHFESLSTDINDIIILLGTDKVIYQDYCPMASNNKGAMWLSEVKDIKNPYFGSKMLNCGSIKKQIN from the coding sequence ATGAAAAAAGTAATCGGAATTTTAGTAGTAGCTTTAATAAGCATCACCATTTCTTGTAAAAATAATAAAGAGCAAGAGCACGATACCATGGGTAACGAAGAGATGTCCACAGAAATGCATGAGGGACACGATCATTCTGATATGAAAGACATGGGTCAAAGAAAAATAACTCAAAATACCACTAAAAACACAGCTACTGCTGCAATACTAGATGCTTATTTTGAAATCAAAAATGGTCTAGTTGCTGATGATAAAGACAAGACAGCAAAAGGTGGTACCGCACTTTTAGCCGCTTTTTCTAAATTTGATATGACTCAGCTTTCTGATGATACTCATAAAGAATACATGGAAATTCAAGAAAGCGCAAAAGAACATGCAGAACATATTATAAAGAATCCTATTGATCACCAAAGAGAACATTTTGAGTCATTAAGCACGGATATTAATGATATTATAATATTGTTAGGAACTGATAAGGTAATTTATCAGGATTATTGTCCAATGGCAAGTAACAACAAAGGAGCAATGTGGTTGAGTGAGGTAAAAGACATCAAAAACCCCTATTTTGGTTCAAAAATGCTAAATTGTGGTAGCATCAAAAAGCAAATAAACTAA
- a CDS encoding DUF3347 domain-containing protein, translating to MKNLKISIAAMLLLVFSFTSAQEKHKMDHSKMKMDKMKDSKAEAILSDFFMLKEALVADDSKKAAQAGLKLEASLKMFDKSTYTKGQQKELADIIDDATEHAEHIAKSQIDHQREHFKTLSQDITDMMAITGTKDALYEFFCPMYDGGSTWLSNSKEVRNPYYGSQMLKCGKVKREIK from the coding sequence ATGAAAAATTTAAAAATAAGTATAGCAGCAATGCTATTGTTAGTATTCAGTTTTACCAGTGCGCAGGAAAAACATAAAATGGATCACAGTAAAATGAAAATGGACAAAATGAAAGACAGCAAGGCAGAAGCCATACTTTCTGATTTTTTTATGTTAAAAGAAGCTTTAGTCGCAGATGATTCTAAAAAGGCCGCTCAAGCAGGTTTAAAATTAGAAGCTTCATTAAAGATGTTTGACAAGTCAACTTATACAAAAGGTCAGCAAAAAGAATTAGCAGACATCATTGATGATGCAACAGAGCATGCGGAGCATATTGCAAAAAGCCAAATAGATCACCAAAGAGAACACTTCAAAACATTAAGTCAAGATATTACTGACATGATGGCAATTACTGGAACAAAAGATGCTCTTTATGAGTTTTTCTGTCCAATGTATGATGGAGGTAGTACTTGGTTGAGTAATAGCAAGGAAGTTCGTAATCCATACTACGGTAGTCAAATGTTGAAGTGTGGGAAGGTGAAACGCGAAATCAAATAG